The Malus domestica chromosome 06, GDT2T_hap1 genome has a segment encoding these proteins:
- the LOC103411574 gene encoding cytochrome P450 736A117-like, whose translation MLHLFLIVLPFLIFTIFIIKRLWSTTISLKHLPPSPPRLPILGNLHQLGTYPHRSLQRLAQRYGELMVLHFGARPVLIISSADAAREILKTNDSIFANRPRSTIADRLLYGSKSVSSAPYGEYWRQMRSICVLQLLTSKRVQSFRAVREEELALLTKNVKQSSMSSLPVNLSELFISLTNDVICRVALGKKYSGGEAARKFKKLLEEFMILLGGFYVGDFIPLLGWVSRVNGLDTRVEKVAREFDEFLDSVVEEHMCSLDTKGENCGNNSSVEGEDKKDLVDVLLEIQKQNTAGFSIDRDSIKGIILDIFGGGTDTSYTVLEWAMTELLRHPRVLEKLQNELMGIATGKPDITESDLDKTPYLKAVIKETLRLYPPIPLLVPRESTQATKIRGYDVAARTMVIINAWTIGRDPSLWDEPEEFKPDRFLNSSVDFKGNDFELIPFGAGRRGCPGSLFAMATNEIVLANLVHKFDWTLPDGARAKDLSMEECTGLVIHRKAPLVVMAIPRF comes from the exons ATGTTGCACCTGTTTCTAATTGTCCTTCCCTTCCTGATTTTCACAATCTTCATCATCAAACGGCTTTGGAGCACTACAATTTCACTGAAACACTTGCCTCCTTCACCGCCAAGGCTCCCAATACTCGGAAACCTCCACCAACTAGGCACGTACCCTCACCGATCCCTACAACGATTAGCTCAGCGCTATGGCGAGCTCATGGTGCTTCATTTTGGCGCGAGACCAGTTCTCATCATTTCATCTGCCGACGCTGCTCGTGAGATCTTGAAAACGAATGATAGCATTTTTGCCAACAGACCAAGATCAACAATTGCCGATAGACTTCTCTACGGATCTAAGAGTGTGTCCTCAGCTCCTTACGGTGAGTATTGGAGGCAAATGAGAAGCATCTGCGTGCTGCAGCTTTTAACGAGCAAAAGGGTTCAGTCTTTTCGAGCAGTACGAGAAGAAGAACTAGCCTTGCTGACTAAGAATGTGAAACAGTCTTCTATGTCGTCTTTGCCTGTGAATTTAAGTGAATTGTTTATTTCACTTACTAATGATGTGATCTGTCGGGTGGCTTTGGGGAAAAAGTATAGTGGAGGTGAAGCTGCAAGGAAGTTCAAGAAATTGCTTGAGGAGTTTATGATCTtgttgggtggtttttatgtaGGGGATTTTATTCCACTACTCGGTTGGGTTAGTCGCGTTAACGGGTTAGACACAAGAGTGGAGAAGGTTGCTAGAGAGTTTGATGAGTTTCTGGATTCTGTAGTTGAGGAGCATATGTGTAGTCTTGACACAAAAGGCGAAAACTGCGGTAATAATTCGAGTGTTGAAGGTGAAGATAAGAAGGATCTTGTGGATGTCCTGCTCGAAATTCAAAAGCAAAACACGGCTGGCTTTTCAATTGATAGAGATAGCATCAAAGGTATCATCTTG GATATTTTTGGTGGCGGAACTGATACTAGCTACACGGTTCTAGAGTGGGCAATGACCGAACTCTTAAGGCATCCAAGAGTGTTGGAGAAACTGCAAAATGAGCTGATGGGAATTGCTACTGGAAAACCAGACATAACAGAAAGTGATTTAGATAAAACTCCCTACTTAAAAGCCGTGATCAAAGAGACACTTCGGTTGTATCCTCCAATACCGTTACTAGTTCCTCGTGAATCTACTCAAGCAACTAAAATAAGGGGCTACGACGTAGCAGCAAGAACAATGGTCATAATCAATGCTTGGACAATTGGAAGAGACCCCTCATTGTGGGATGAACCAGAGGAGTTTAAACCAGATAGGTTTCTGAATTCTTCAGTGGATTTCAAGGGGAATGACTTCGAATTAATCCCATTTGGAGCTGGAAGAAGGGGTTGCCCTGGATCCTTGTTTGCCATGGCCACCAATGAGATTGTGTTAGCAAATCTTGTGCACAAATTTGACTGGACATTGCCCGACGGAGCAAGAGCAAAAGATTTAAGCATGGAAGAATGCACCGGTCTTGTCATCCATCGGAAAGCTCCCCTTGTAGTTATGGCAATACCAAGGTTCTAG
- the LOC103437684 gene encoding cytochrome P450 736A117-like, with amino-acid sequence MLHLFLTVLPYLIFTIFIIKRLWSTTISLKHLLPSPPRLPILGNLHQLGTYPHRSLQRLAQRYGELMVLHFGERPVLIVSSADAACEIMKTNDSIFANRPRSTIADRLLYDATSVSSAPYCEYWRQVRGICVVQLLNSTRIQSFRAVREEELALLTKSVKQSSMSSLPVNLSELFISLTNDVTCRVAFRKKHSRGEAARKFKKLLEEFMILLGGFYVGDFIPRLGWISRVNGLDTRVKKVAREFDEFLDSVVVGEDKKDLVDVLLEIQKQNTAGFSIDRDSIKGIILDIFGGGTDTSYTVLEWAMTELLRHPRVLEKLQNELMGIPNGKPDITEGDLDKTPYLKDVIKETLRLHPPILLLVPRESTQAAKIRGYDIAARTMVIINAWTIGRDPSLWDEPEEFKPERFLNSSVDFKGHDFELIPFGAGRRGCPGSLFAMATNEIVLANLVHKFDWTLPDGARAEDLSMTECTGLVIHRKVPLVVMATPRFS; translated from the exons ATGTTGCACCTATTTCTTACTGTCCTTCCCTACCTGATTTTCACAATCTTCATCATCAAACGGCTTTGGAGCACTACAATTTCACTGAAACACTTGCTTCCTTCACCGCCAAGGCTCCCAATACTCGGAAACCTCCACCAACTAGGCACGTACCCTCACCGATCCCTACAACGACTAGCTCAGCGCTATGGTGAGCTCATGGTGCTTCATTTTGGAGAAAGACCAGTTCTCATCGTTTCTTCCGCAGATGCCGCTTGTGAGATCATGAAAACAAATGATAGCATTTTCGCCAACAGACCAAGATCAACAATTGCCGATAGACTTCTCTATGACGCTACGAGTGTGTCCTCAGCTCCTTACTGTGAGTATTGGAGGCAAGTTAGAGGCATCTGCGTGGTGCAGCTTTTAAATAGCACAAGGATTCAGTCTTTTCGAGCAGTACGAGAAGAAGAACTAGCCTTGCTGACTAAGAGTGTGAAACAGTCTTCTATGTCGTCGTTGCCTGTGAATTTAAGTGAATTGTTTATTTCACTTACTAATGATGTGACATGTCGGGTGGCTTTCCGGAAAAAGCATAGTAGAGGCGAAGCTGCAAGGAAGTTCAAGAAGTTGCTTGAGGAGTTTATGATCTtgttgggtggtttttatgtgGGGGATTTTATTCCACGGCTCGGTTGGATTAGTCGCGTTAATGGGTTAGACACAAGAGTGAAGAAGGTCGCTAGAGAATTTGATGAGTTTCTGGATTCTGTAGTTGTAGGTGAAGATAAGAAGGATCTTGTGGATGTCCTGCTCGAAATTCAAAAGCAAAACACGGCTGGCTTTTCCATTGATAGAGATAGCATCAAAGGCATCATCTT GGATATTTTTGGTGGCGGAACTGATACTAGCTACACAGTTCTAGAGTGGGCAATGACCGAACTCTTACGGCATCCAAGAGTGTTGGAGAAACTGCAAAATGAGCTGATGGGAATTCCTAATGGAAAACCAGACATAACAGAAGGTGATTTAGATAAAACTCCCTACTTAAAAGACGTGATCAAAGAGACACTTCGGTTGCATCCTCCAATACTGTTACTAGTTCCTCGCGAATCAACTCAAGCAGCTAAAATAAGGGGCTACGACATAGCAGCAAGAACAATGGTCATAATCAATGCTTGGACAATTGGAAGAGACCCGTCATTGTGGGATGAGCCAGAGGAGTTTAAACCGGAGAGGTTTCTGAATTCTTCGGTGGATTTCAAAGGGCATGACTTCGAATTAATCCCATTTGGAGCTGGAAGAAGGGGTTGCCCTGGATCCTTGTTTGCCATGGCCACCAATGAGATTGTGTTAGCAAATCTTGTGCACAAATTTGACTGGACATTGCCCGACGGAGCAAGAGCAGAAGATTTAAGCATGACCGAATGTACCGGTCTTGTCATCCACCGAAAAGTTCCCCTTGTAGTTATGGCAACACCAAGGTTTTCGTAG
- the LOC103437661 gene encoding serine/threonine-protein kinase AFC2 isoform X1, with protein METERVTEFPFAHLDRRPRKRARLGWDVPQAPKAQVGIFCGQELGNVTSFASFVAPAEPTTISLFDKEVARNGSPPWREDDKDGHYMFSLGENLTSRYKIQSKMGEGTFGQVLECWDRERKEMVAIKIVRGIKKYREAAMIEIEVLQQLGKHDKGGNRCVQLRNWFDYRNHICIVFEKLGPSLYDFLKKNNYRSFPIDLVREIGRQLLECVAFMHDLRLIHTDLKPENILLVSQDYIKVPDYNKSSSRSPKDSSYFKRIPKSSAIKVIDFGSTTYERQDQTYIVSTRHYRAPEVILGLGWTYPCDVWSIGCILVELCTGEALFQTHENLEHLAMMERVLGPLPQHMLKRADRHAEKYVRRGRLDWPEGAASRESIRAVQKLPRLQNLIMQHVDHSAGDLIHLLQGLLRYDPSDRLSAREALRHSFFTKDSLRR; from the exons ATGGAGACCGAGCGCGTGACGGAGTTTCCTTTCGCTCACTTGGATCGCCGCCCTCGAAAGAGGGCGCGTTTGGGCTGGGATGTTCCTCAGGCCCCAAAG GCTCAGGTAGGAATATTTTGTGGACAAGAGCTTGGGAATGTGACAAGCTTTGCATCATTCGTGGCACCTGCAGAGCCCACTACTATTTCTCTATTTGATAAGGAAGTGGCTCGAAATGGTTCCCCCCCATGGAGAGAGGATGACAAAGATGGACATTACATGTTTTCGCTTGGAGAAAATTTAACATCTCGCT ACAAAATTCAGAGCAAAATGGGTGAAGGTACCTTTGGCCAGGTGTTGGAATGCTGGGacagagaaagaaaggaaatggTTGCAATAAAAATTGTTCGCGGCATTAAGAAATATCGTGAAGCAGCAATGATCGAAATTGAAGTGCTGCAACAGCTTGGTAAACATGATAAAGGGGGCAACCG TTGTGTGCAATTACGGAACTGGTTTGACTATCGTAACCATATCTGTATT GTATTTGAGAAGCTTGGACCAAGCTTATACGATTTTCTCAAGAAAAACAATTACCGCTCATTTCCCATTGACCTTGTCCGTGAGATTGGCAGACAACTCTTGGAATGTGTAGCAT TTATGCATGATCTTCGTCTTATTCATACCGACTTGAAGCCAGAGAATATACTCCTTGTTTCTCAGGATTATATTAAAGTTCCTGATTACAATAAG AGCTCATCTCGATCACCCAAAGATAGCTCCTATTTTAAGAGAATACCAAAGTCGAGTGCTATTAAGGTTATTGATTTTGGTAGCACAACTTATGAGCGTCAAGATCAAACCTATATTGTATCAACACGGCATTATCGTGCACCAGAGGTGATTCTCG GGCTGGGATGGACCTACCCTTGCGATGTATGGAGCATTGGTTGTATCCTGGTGGAGTTGTGCACG GGCGAAGCCCTGTTTCAGACTCATGAGAATTTGGAGCACCTCGCCATGATGGAACGGGTACTTGGACCCCTTCCCCAGCACATGTTGAAGAGAGCAGA CCGACATGCTGAGAAGTATGTTAGGAGGGGTAGATTAGATTGGCCGGAGGGTGCAGCATCTAGAGAGAGTATCAGAGCTGTTCAGAAGCTTCCTCGGCTTCAG AATCTCATAATGCAGCATGTAGACCATTCCGCCGGGGACCTTATTCACCTCCTGCAGGGTCTGCTTAGGTACGACCCCTCGGATAGGCTTTCAGCTCGTGAAGCCCTCCGACATTCTTTTTTCACCAAGGACAGTCTAAGGAGATGA
- the LOC103437661 gene encoding serine/threonine-protein kinase AFC2 isoform X4, with product METERVTEFPFAHLDRRPRKRARLGWDVPQAPKAQVGIFCGQELGNVTSFASFVAPAEPTTISLFDKEVARNGSPPWREDDKDGHYMFSLGENLTSRYKIQSKMGEGTFGQVLECWDRERKEMVAIKIVRGIKKYREAAMIEIEVLQQLGKHDKGGNRCVQLRNWFDYRNHICIVFEKLGPSLYDFLKKNNYRSFPIDLVREIGRQLLECVAFMHDLRLIHTDLKPENILLVSQDYIKVPDYNKLLPQSSSRSPKDSSYFKRIPKSSAIKVIDFGSTTYERQDQTYIVSTRHYRAPEVILGLGWTYPCDVWSIGCILVELCTGEALFQTHENLEHLAMMERVLGPLPQHMLKRADRHAEKYVRRGRLDWPEGAASRESIRAVQKLPRLQNLIMQHVDHSAGDLIHLLQGLLRYDPSDRLSAREALRHSFFTKDSLRR from the exons ATGGAGACCGAGCGCGTGACGGAGTTTCCTTTCGCTCACTTGGATCGCCGCCCTCGAAAGAGGGCGCGTTTGGGCTGGGATGTTCCTCAGGCCCCAAAG GCTCAGGTAGGAATATTTTGTGGACAAGAGCTTGGGAATGTGACAAGCTTTGCATCATTCGTGGCACCTGCAGAGCCCACTACTATTTCTCTATTTGATAAGGAAGTGGCTCGAAATGGTTCCCCCCCATGGAGAGAGGATGACAAAGATGGACATTACATGTTTTCGCTTGGAGAAAATTTAACATCTCGCT ACAAAATTCAGAGCAAAATGGGTGAAGGTACCTTTGGCCAGGTGTTGGAATGCTGGGacagagaaagaaaggaaatggTTGCAATAAAAATTGTTCGCGGCATTAAGAAATATCGTGAAGCAGCAATGATCGAAATTGAAGTGCTGCAACAGCTTGGTAAACATGATAAAGGGGGCAACCG TTGTGTGCAATTACGGAACTGGTTTGACTATCGTAACCATATCTGTATT GTATTTGAGAAGCTTGGACCAAGCTTATACGATTTTCTCAAGAAAAACAATTACCGCTCATTTCCCATTGACCTTGTCCGTGAGATTGGCAGACAACTCTTGGAATGTGTAGCAT TTATGCATGATCTTCGTCTTATTCATACCGACTTGAAGCCAGAGAATATACTCCTTGTTTCTCAGGATTATATTAAAGTTCCTGATTACAATAAG TTGCTGCCGCAGAGCTCATCTCGATCACCCAAAGATAGCTCCTATTTTAAGAGAATACCAAAGTCGAGTGCTATTAAGGTTATTGATTTTGGTAGCACAACTTATGAGCGTCAAGATCAAACCTATATTGTATCAACACGGCATTATCGTGCACCAGAGGTGATTCTCG GGCTGGGATGGACCTACCCTTGCGATGTATGGAGCATTGGTTGTATCCTGGTGGAGTTGTGCACG GGCGAAGCCCTGTTTCAGACTCATGAGAATTTGGAGCACCTCGCCATGATGGAACGGGTACTTGGACCCCTTCCCCAGCACATGTTGAAGAGAGCAGA CCGACATGCTGAGAAGTATGTTAGGAGGGGTAGATTAGATTGGCCGGAGGGTGCAGCATCTAGAGAGAGTATCAGAGCTGTTCAGAAGCTTCCTCGGCTTCAG AATCTCATAATGCAGCATGTAGACCATTCCGCCGGGGACCTTATTCACCTCCTGCAGGGTCTGCTTAGGTACGACCCCTCGGATAGGCTTTCAGCTCGTGAAGCCCTCCGACATTCTTTTTTCACCAAGGACAGTCTAAGGAGATGA
- the LOC103437661 gene encoding serine/threonine-protein kinase AFC2 isoform X3 has product MGEGTFGQVLECWDRERKEMVAIKIVRGIKKYREAAMIEIEVLQQLGKHDKGGNRCVQLRNWFDYRNHICIVFEKLGPSLYDFLKKNNYRSFPIDLVREIGRQLLECVAFMHDLRLIHTDLKPENILLVSQDYIKVPDYNKSSSRSPKDSSYFKRIPKSSAIKVIDFGSTTYERQDQTYIVSTRHYRAPEVILGLGWTYPCDVWSIGCILVELCTGEALFQTHENLEHLAMMERVLGPLPQHMLKRADRHAEKYVRRGRLDWPEGAASRESIRAVQKLPRLQNLIMQHVDHSAGDLIHLLQGLLRYDPSDRLSAREALRHSFFTKDSLRR; this is encoded by the exons ATGGGTGAAGGTACCTTTGGCCAGGTGTTGGAATGCTGGGacagagaaagaaaggaaatggTTGCAATAAAAATTGTTCGCGGCATTAAGAAATATCGTGAAGCAGCAATGATCGAAATTGAAGTGCTGCAACAGCTTGGTAAACATGATAAAGGGGGCAACCG TTGTGTGCAATTACGGAACTGGTTTGACTATCGTAACCATATCTGTATT GTATTTGAGAAGCTTGGACCAAGCTTATACGATTTTCTCAAGAAAAACAATTACCGCTCATTTCCCATTGACCTTGTCCGTGAGATTGGCAGACAACTCTTGGAATGTGTAGCAT TTATGCATGATCTTCGTCTTATTCATACCGACTTGAAGCCAGAGAATATACTCCTTGTTTCTCAGGATTATATTAAAGTTCCTGATTACAATAAG AGCTCATCTCGATCACCCAAAGATAGCTCCTATTTTAAGAGAATACCAAAGTCGAGTGCTATTAAGGTTATTGATTTTGGTAGCACAACTTATGAGCGTCAAGATCAAACCTATATTGTATCAACACGGCATTATCGTGCACCAGAGGTGATTCTCG GGCTGGGATGGACCTACCCTTGCGATGTATGGAGCATTGGTTGTATCCTGGTGGAGTTGTGCACG GGCGAAGCCCTGTTTCAGACTCATGAGAATTTGGAGCACCTCGCCATGATGGAACGGGTACTTGGACCCCTTCCCCAGCACATGTTGAAGAGAGCAGA CCGACATGCTGAGAAGTATGTTAGGAGGGGTAGATTAGATTGGCCGGAGGGTGCAGCATCTAGAGAGAGTATCAGAGCTGTTCAGAAGCTTCCTCGGCTTCAG AATCTCATAATGCAGCATGTAGACCATTCCGCCGGGGACCTTATTCACCTCCTGCAGGGTCTGCTTAGGTACGACCCCTCGGATAGGCTTTCAGCTCGTGAAGCCCTCCGACATTCTTTTTTCACCAAGGACAGTCTAAGGAGATGA
- the LOC103437661 gene encoding serine/threonine-protein kinase AFC2 isoform X2, with the protein MGEGTFGQVLECWDRERKEMVAIKIVRGIKKYREAAMIEIEVLQQLGKHDKGGNRCVQLRNWFDYRNHICIVFEKLGPSLYDFLKKNNYRSFPIDLVREIGRQLLECVAFMHDLRLIHTDLKPENILLVSQDYIKVPDYNKLLPQSSSRSPKDSSYFKRIPKSSAIKVIDFGSTTYERQDQTYIVSTRHYRAPEVILGLGWTYPCDVWSIGCILVELCTGEALFQTHENLEHLAMMERVLGPLPQHMLKRADRHAEKYVRRGRLDWPEGAASRESIRAVQKLPRLQNLIMQHVDHSAGDLIHLLQGLLRYDPSDRLSAREALRHSFFTKDSLRR; encoded by the exons ATGGGTGAAGGTACCTTTGGCCAGGTGTTGGAATGCTGGGacagagaaagaaaggaaatggTTGCAATAAAAATTGTTCGCGGCATTAAGAAATATCGTGAAGCAGCAATGATCGAAATTGAAGTGCTGCAACAGCTTGGTAAACATGATAAAGGGGGCAACCG TTGTGTGCAATTACGGAACTGGTTTGACTATCGTAACCATATCTGTATT GTATTTGAGAAGCTTGGACCAAGCTTATACGATTTTCTCAAGAAAAACAATTACCGCTCATTTCCCATTGACCTTGTCCGTGAGATTGGCAGACAACTCTTGGAATGTGTAGCAT TTATGCATGATCTTCGTCTTATTCATACCGACTTGAAGCCAGAGAATATACTCCTTGTTTCTCAGGATTATATTAAAGTTCCTGATTACAATAAG TTGCTGCCGCAGAGCTCATCTCGATCACCCAAAGATAGCTCCTATTTTAAGAGAATACCAAAGTCGAGTGCTATTAAGGTTATTGATTTTGGTAGCACAACTTATGAGCGTCAAGATCAAACCTATATTGTATCAACACGGCATTATCGTGCACCAGAGGTGATTCTCG GGCTGGGATGGACCTACCCTTGCGATGTATGGAGCATTGGTTGTATCCTGGTGGAGTTGTGCACG GGCGAAGCCCTGTTTCAGACTCATGAGAATTTGGAGCACCTCGCCATGATGGAACGGGTACTTGGACCCCTTCCCCAGCACATGTTGAAGAGAGCAGA CCGACATGCTGAGAAGTATGTTAGGAGGGGTAGATTAGATTGGCCGGAGGGTGCAGCATCTAGAGAGAGTATCAGAGCTGTTCAGAAGCTTCCTCGGCTTCAG AATCTCATAATGCAGCATGTAGACCATTCCGCCGGGGACCTTATTCACCTCCTGCAGGGTCTGCTTAGGTACGACCCCTCGGATAGGCTTTCAGCTCGTGAAGCCCTCCGACATTCTTTTTTCACCAAGGACAGTCTAAGGAGATGA
- the LOC103437661 gene encoding serine/threonine-protein kinase AFC2 isoform X5, with translation MIKGATVMHDLRLIHTDLKPENILLVSQDYIKVPDYNKSSSRSPKDSSYFKRIPKSSAIKVIDFGSTTYERQDQTYIVSTRHYRAPEVILGLGWTYPCDVWSIGCILVELCTGEALFQTHENLEHLAMMERVLGPLPQHMLKRADRHAEKYVRRGRLDWPEGAASRESIRAVQKLPRLQNLIMQHVDHSAGDLIHLLQGLLRYDPSDRLSAREALRHSFFTKDSLRR, from the exons ATGATAAAGGGGGCAACCG TTATGCATGATCTTCGTCTTATTCATACCGACTTGAAGCCAGAGAATATACTCCTTGTTTCTCAGGATTATATTAAAGTTCCTGATTACAATAAG AGCTCATCTCGATCACCCAAAGATAGCTCCTATTTTAAGAGAATACCAAAGTCGAGTGCTATTAAGGTTATTGATTTTGGTAGCACAACTTATGAGCGTCAAGATCAAACCTATATTGTATCAACACGGCATTATCGTGCACCAGAGGTGATTCTCG GGCTGGGATGGACCTACCCTTGCGATGTATGGAGCATTGGTTGTATCCTGGTGGAGTTGTGCACG GGCGAAGCCCTGTTTCAGACTCATGAGAATTTGGAGCACCTCGCCATGATGGAACGGGTACTTGGACCCCTTCCCCAGCACATGTTGAAGAGAGCAGA CCGACATGCTGAGAAGTATGTTAGGAGGGGTAGATTAGATTGGCCGGAGGGTGCAGCATCTAGAGAGAGTATCAGAGCTGTTCAGAAGCTTCCTCGGCTTCAG AATCTCATAATGCAGCATGTAGACCATTCCGCCGGGGACCTTATTCACCTCCTGCAGGGTCTGCTTAGGTACGACCCCTCGGATAGGCTTTCAGCTCGTGAAGCCCTCCGACATTCTTTTTTCACCAAGGACAGTCTAAGGAGATGA
- the LOC139196924 gene encoding uncharacterized protein has product MRLTAYPNSSTLVVPPNLRIPSRSLSLMVPKFENGTAPAKRTAMSTSRSRSRTPLMAMGFSTTESTFQLSSADPCLDIFFNIVEPADYVNYGHYVFATGSIKRHPPAIKAEVEASCEYLRQLLPLAWSDNPLTTLKLICHLNDFNGKSYEQAFYTAAVWLHQNHPKTLLCNVASFGNMCLHSLAEILHHLLQGQDGRWGRVEPLGKLTKKAVEMYEGDPDYKLLHDRVTDVFVKCLESDIQKLKGQFKHDYLKYYVREDIDDDGGGDDDQKYAEVTHASDCFLTGNHDESRAARATLLWESVARKVFPPASYAEEYNEDYESRVVDRLRKEVLAPLYKYSCSGYNGWKSWEVKEEKGQVLFKDIWDREKGWKVDRQNHVMEAAISGKEYQSLVVVD; this is encoded by the coding sequence ATGAGATTAACGGCTTATCCGAACTCTTCGACTCTTGTTGTTCCTCCGAACCTTAGAATTCCCAGCAGATCACTCTCTCTTATGGTTCCGAAATTCGAGAATGGGACAGCTCCAGCCAAGAGAACAGCAATGAGCACTAGCAGGAGTAGGAGCAGAACCCCTCTAATGGCAATGGGATTCAGTACTACTGAATCTACGTTCCAACTCTCCTCGGCCGACCCCTGCCTTGATATATTTTTCAACATTGTCGAACCAGCCGACTATGTAAACTACGGGCACTACGTGTTTGCAACTGGATCGATCAAAAGGCATCCACCAGCCATAAAGGCGGAGGTGGAGGCCTCCTGTGAATATCTCAGGCAACTGCTGCCGCTGGCATGGTCCGACAATCCCCTAACCACCCTCAAACTCATATGTCACCTAAATGACTTTAATGGAAAATCCTATGAACAAGCGTTCTACACGGCGGCTGTTTGGCTCCACCAAAACCACCCCAAGACCCTGTTGTGCAACGTTGCGTCTTTTGGGAATATGTGCTTGCATAGCCTTGCAGAGATTCTGCACCACCTCCTACAAGGCCAAGACGGTAGATGGGGGAGAGTAGAGCCGCTCGGGAAACTGACCAAAAAGGCTGTAGAGATGTACGAGGGTGACCCGGATTATAAGTTGTTACATGACCGTGTTACCGATGTTTTTGTGAAGTGCTTGGAGTCAGATATTCAAAAATTGAAGGGACAATTCAAGCATGATTACCTTAAATATTATGTGCGTGAAGACATCgatgatgatggtggtggtgatgatgaTCAGAAGTATGCCGAGGTAACCCATGCATCAGACTGCTTCCTTACCGGAAACCATGACGAATCCCGTGCTGCACGGGCCACTTTGCTGTGGGAAAGCGTTGCGCGGAAGGTTTTCCCACCAGCATCATACGCGGAGGAATACAACGAAGACTACGAGAGCAGAGTTGTAGACCGGCTGAGGAAAGAGGTTTTGGCTCCCTTATACAAGTACTCCTGTAGTGGCTACAACGGGTGGAAGAGCTGGGAGGTTAAGGAGGAGAAAGGACAAGTTTTGTTCAAGGATATTTGGGACAGAGAAAAAGGTTGGAAAGTTGACCGGCAGAACCATGTCATGGAAGCAGCCATCTCCGGCAAAGAGTATCAAAGTCTCGTTGTTGTGGACTGA